From the genome of Candidatus Electrothrix communis, one region includes:
- a CDS encoding YdcF family protein encodes MIKKSFIWLASILVFISLLTETVYQFLSMETTEAAVVNNCVVLVFGWPTEENGTLHPMQRFRVKAGVAVYKQQQCRQIIFSGGAAQNRYVEGQTMAAYARILGVQENAISVEPNSHTTWENLGCSAAYLEAAERVFLVSDSLHAHRAKRYACRQNPSLCAKSKAAGANPPAALFGWKVLNAVHELIDWGRDALLYREAEDNAPLCKAVASHPHHDLPAPRPDFLY; translated from the coding sequence ATGATAAAAAAATCATTTATTTGGCTAGCAAGCATTCTTGTCTTTATCAGTCTGCTGACGGAGACGGTTTATCAGTTTCTGAGCATGGAAACGACCGAGGCGGCGGTTGTCAACAACTGCGTCGTGCTGGTGTTTGGCTGGCCGACTGAAGAGAACGGAACCCTGCATCCAATGCAGCGATTTCGGGTGAAGGCCGGGGTTGCAGTCTATAAGCAGCAACAATGCCGTCAGATCATCTTCTCCGGCGGCGCAGCTCAGAACAGATATGTTGAGGGGCAGACGATGGCGGCGTATGCACGTATCCTTGGTGTACAGGAAAATGCCATTTCCGTGGAGCCGAACTCGCACACAACCTGGGAGAACCTCGGCTGTTCAGCAGCATATTTGGAAGCAGCAGAGCGCGTCTTCCTCGTGTCCGACAGTCTCCATGCCCACCGAGCAAAACGATACGCCTGCCGCCAGAATCCAAGTCTTTGCGCAAAAAGCAAAGCTGCCGGAGCAAATCCTCCTGCCGCACTCTTCGGGTGGAAGGTGCTCAATGCTGTGCATGAACTTATTGATTGGGGGCGGGATGCTCTCCTCTACAGGGAGGCGGAGGACAACGCTCCGCTCTGCAAGGCAGTAGCGTCTCATCCTCATCATGATCTTCCGGCCCCACGGCCTGATTTCCTTTACTGA